From a single Paramisgurnus dabryanus chromosome 17, PD_genome_1.1, whole genome shotgun sequence genomic region:
- the amy2al2 gene encoding amyAc_bac_euk_AmyA and Aamy_C domain-containing protein isoform X2 gives MKLLLVAALIGLGFAQHDPNTKHGRTSIVHLFEWRWEDIAAECERYLAPNGYAGVQISPPSEHITLTNPWHPWWQRYQPIGYNLCSRSGTEAELRDMITRCNNVGVNVYADVVINHMCGAAGGDGTHSSCGSYFNTNKQDFPSVPYSYLDFNDYKCKTGSGDIENYNDIYQVRDCRLVSLLDLALEKDYVREKVAEFLNKLIDMGMAGFRVDACKHMWPGDLSNVFGRLKTLNTKWFPSGTKPFIYQEVIDLGGEPIKANEYFGFGRVTEFKHSAKLGTVIRKWDGEKLSYLKNWGEGWGFMPSDKAVVFVDNHDNQRGHGAGGASVLTFWDSRLYKIGTGLMLAHPYGVTRVMSSFRWDRHFVNGKDQNDWMGPPSFSDGSTKPVPINPDTTCGDNWVCEHRWRQIRNMVIFRNVVNGQPLSNWWDNGNSQISFSRGSKGFIVINNDDWDLNETLNTGLPEGTYCDIISGDKSGNSCTGKKISVGSDGRATFYISHTEEDPFIAIHTESKL, from the exons ATGAAGCTTTTGCTTGTGGCTGCTCTCATTGGGCTTGGCTTTGCCCAACACGACCCGAACACTAAACATGGCAGGACCTCCATTGTTCATCTGTTTGAGTGGCGTTGGGAAGATATAGCTGCAGAATGTGAGAGATACTTGGCACCTAATGGCTACGCTGGAGTTCAG ATCTCTCCACCCAGTGAACACATTACGCTGACTAATCCTTGGCATCCTTGGTGGCAGAGGTATCAGCCAATAGGCTACAACTTGTGCTCCAGATCAGGAACAGAGGCTGAGCTGAGGGACATGATCACACGCTGTAACAATGTTGGG GTGAATGTGTACGCAGATGTAGTGATTAACCACATGTGTGGAGCTGCTGGTGGAGATGGCACTCACTCCAGCTGTGGATCATACTTCAACACCAACAAGCAGGATTTCCCTTCTGTCCCCTACTCATACCTGGACTTCAATGATTACAAATGTAAAACCGGCAGTGGAGACATCGAGAACTACAATGATATCTACCAGGTTC GAGATTGTCGCTTGGTGAGTCTCTTGGATTTGGCCTTGGAGAAGGATTATGTTAGAGAAAAAGTGGCTGAATTTCTGAACAAACTGATTGACATGGGTATGGCTGGATTCAGAGTGGATGCTTGCAAGCACATGTGGCCTGGTGATCTTAGTAATGTTTTTGGGAGACTCAAAACCCTGAACACCAAATGGTTTCCATCCGGCACCAAACCTTTCATATATCAAGAG GTTATCGACTTAGGCGGTGAGCCCATTAAAGCCAATGAGTATTTTGGGTTTGGAAGAGTGACAGAGTTCAAGCACAGTGCAAAGTTGGGGACAGTCATTCGTAAATGGGACGGAGAGAAGCTAAGCTACCTGAA GAATTGGGGAGAGGGCTGGGGTTTCATGCCCTCTGATAAAGCTGTGGTGTTTGTGGACAACCATGATAATCAGAGAGGCCACGGTGCTGGTGGAGCTTCTGTTTTAACATTCTGGGACTCCAG GCTTTACAAGATTGGTACAGGACTCATGTTGGCTCATCCATACGGTGTGACCAGAGTGATGTCTAGCTTCCGCTGGGATCGACACTTTGTGAATGgaaaa GATCAGAATGACTGGATGGGCCCTCCAAGCTTTTCTGATGGATCCACTAAACCAGTACCCATTAACCCTGACACCACATGTGGGGACAACTGGGTGTGTGAGCACAGATGGCGCCAAATCAG GAATATGGTCATTTTTCGCAATGTGGTCAATGGGCAGCCTCTCAGCAACTGGTGGGACAATGGCAATAGTCAGATCAGCTTTAGCCGTGGCAGCAAAGGATTCATTGTGATCAATAATGATGATTG GGACCTGAATGAGACCTTGAACACGGGTTTGCCTGAAGGAACATACTGTGATATCATCTCTGGAGATAAGAGTGGGAACAGTTGCACAGGAAAAAAGATCTCAGTGGGTTCAGATGGACGTGCCACTTTCTACATCAGCCACACAGAGGAGGATCCATTTATTGCCATCCATACTGAATCTAAACTATAG
- the amy2al2 gene encoding amyAc_bac_euk_AmyA and Aamy_C domain-containing protein isoform X1, whose protein sequence is MKLLLVAALIGLGFAQHDPNTKHGRTSIVHLFEWRWEDIAAECERYLAPNGYAGVQISPPSEHITLTNPWHPWWQRYQPIGYNLCSRSGTEAELRDMITRCNNVGVNVYADVVINHMCGAAGGDGTHSSCGSYFNTNKQDFPSVPYSYLDFNDYKCKTGSGDIENYNDIYQVRDCRLVSLLDLALEKDYVREKVAEFLNKLIDMGMAGFRVDACKHMWPGDLSNVFGRLKTLNTKWFPSGTKPFIYQEVIDLGGEPIKANEYFGFGRVTEFKHSAKLGTVIRKWDGEKLSYLKNWGEGWGFMPSDKAVVFVDNHDNQRGHGAGGASVLTFWDSRLYKIGTGLMLAHPYGVTRVMSSFRWDRHFVNGKDQNDWMGPPSFSDGSTKPVPINPDTTCGDNWVCEHRWRQIRNMVIFRNVVNGQPLSNWWDNGNSQISFSRGSKGFIVINNDDWDLNETLNTGLPEGTYCDIISGDKSGNSCTGKKISVGSDGRATFYISHTEEDPFIAIHTESKL, encoded by the exons ATGAAGCTTTTGCTTGTGGCTGCTCTCATTGGGCTTGGCTTTGCCCAACACGACCCGAACACTAAACATGGCAGGACCTCCATTGTTCATCTGTTTGAGTGGCGTTGGGAAGATATAGCTGCAGAATGTGAGAGATACTTGGCACCTAATGGCTACGCTGGAGTTCAG ATCTCTCCACCCAGTGAACACATTACGCTGACTAATCCTTGGCATCCTTGGTGGCAGAGGTATCAGCCAATAGGCTACAACTTGTGCTCCAGATCAGGAACAGAGGCTGAGCTGAGGGACATGATCACACGCTGTAACAATGTTGGG GTGAATGTGTACGCAGATGTAGTGATTAACCACATGTGTGGAGCTGCTGGTGGAGATGGCACTCACTCCAGCTGTGGATCATACTTCAACACCAACAAGCAGGATTTCCCTTCTGTCCCCTACTCATACCTGGACTTCAATGATTACAAATGTAAAACCGGCAGTGGAGACATCGAGAACTACAATGATATCTACCAG GTCAGAGATTGTCGCTTGGTGAGTCTCTTGGATTTGGCCTTGGAGAAGGATTATGTTAGAGAAAAAGTGGCTGAATTTCTGAACAAACTGATTGACATGGGTATGGCTGGATTCAGAGTGGATGCTTGCAAGCACATGTGGCCTGGTGATCTTAGTAATGTTTTTGGGAGACTCAAAACCCTGAACACCAAATGGTTTCCATCCGGCACCAAACCTTTCATATATCAAGAG GTTATCGACTTAGGCGGTGAGCCCATTAAAGCCAATGAGTATTTTGGGTTTGGAAGAGTGACAGAGTTCAAGCACAGTGCAAAGTTGGGGACAGTCATTCGTAAATGGGACGGAGAGAAGCTAAGCTACCTGAA GAATTGGGGAGAGGGCTGGGGTTTCATGCCCTCTGATAAAGCTGTGGTGTTTGTGGACAACCATGATAATCAGAGAGGCCACGGTGCTGGTGGAGCTTCTGTTTTAACATTCTGGGACTCCAG GCTTTACAAGATTGGTACAGGACTCATGTTGGCTCATCCATACGGTGTGACCAGAGTGATGTCTAGCTTCCGCTGGGATCGACACTTTGTGAATGgaaaa GATCAGAATGACTGGATGGGCCCTCCAAGCTTTTCTGATGGATCCACTAAACCAGTACCCATTAACCCTGACACCACATGTGGGGACAACTGGGTGTGTGAGCACAGATGGCGCCAAATCAG GAATATGGTCATTTTTCGCAATGTGGTCAATGGGCAGCCTCTCAGCAACTGGTGGGACAATGGCAATAGTCAGATCAGCTTTAGCCGTGGCAGCAAAGGATTCATTGTGATCAATAATGATGATTG GGACCTGAATGAGACCTTGAACACGGGTTTGCCTGAAGGAACATACTGTGATATCATCTCTGGAGATAAGAGTGGGAACAGTTGCACAGGAAAAAAGATCTCAGTGGGTTCAGATGGACGTGCCACTTTCTACATCAGCCACACAGAGGAGGATCCATTTATTGCCATCCATACTGAATCTAAACTATAG